A region of uncultured Desulfobacter sp. DNA encodes the following proteins:
- the ald gene encoding alanine dehydrogenase, with the protein MIVGIPREIKPEENRVCMTPAGAEVMVRNGHQVLVEHSAGAGSGFTDDAYIRAGARIVDTPQQLFAAADMIMHVKEPLPPEYDLIRDGQIIFTYLHLAADEPQTRALIKSKAVCIAYETIQKADGSLPLLTPMSEVAGRMAIQEGAKYLEMAQGGHGILLGGVPGVEPATVVVIGGGVVGSNAAKMACGLGAKVYLLDMNLDRLRYLSDVMPANCFTLMSSPATIRKLVQKADVVIGAVLIPGARAPKLVTRDMLKTMKKGSVLVDVAIDQGGCFETSKATTHGNPTFVIDGVVHYCVANMPGAVAKTSTLALTNATLPYALQLANQGWKRAMQASQEIRLGANIIHGKVTYKAVAEAFGLVHTPVDDMLS; encoded by the coding sequence ATGATTGTCGGAATACCAAGGGAGATCAAGCCCGAGGAAAACCGGGTGTGCATGACCCCGGCGGGCGCAGAGGTCATGGTCAGGAACGGGCACCAGGTGCTGGTGGAGCACAGCGCCGGGGCAGGCAGCGGTTTTACTGACGACGCTTACATCCGGGCCGGTGCCCGGATCGTCGATACGCCCCAACAACTCTTTGCTGCGGCTGACATGATCATGCACGTTAAAGAGCCCCTGCCGCCGGAGTACGACCTGATCCGGGACGGGCAGATTATTTTCACCTACCTGCACCTGGCGGCTGATGAGCCCCAGACCCGGGCCTTGATCAAGAGCAAGGCCGTTTGCATCGCTTATGAAACCATCCAGAAGGCTGACGGCAGCCTGCCGCTGTTGACCCCCATGAGCGAGGTGGCCGGACGCATGGCCATCCAGGAAGGCGCCAAGTATCTGGAGATGGCCCAGGGCGGCCACGGTATTCTTCTGGGCGGAGTGCCCGGGGTGGAGCCGGCCACGGTGGTGGTCATCGGCGGCGGCGTGGTGGGCTCCAACGCGGCCAAAATGGCATGCGGCCTGGGTGCCAAGGTCTATCTTTTGGATATGAACCTGGACCGGTTGCGTTATCTCAGTGATGTGATGCCTGCCAACTGCTTCACCCTGATGTCCAGTCCGGCAACGATACGCAAACTGGTTCAAAAGGCCGATGTGGTGATCGGGGCTGTGCTGATTCCCGGTGCCCGGGCGCCCAAGCTGGTGACCCGGGACATGCTCAAGACCATGAAAAAGGGTTCGGTGCTGGTGGATGTGGCCATTGACCAGGGCGGATGTTTTGAAACCTCCAAAGCCACCACCCACGGCAATCCCACCTTTGTCATCGACGGCGTGGTACATTACTGCGTGGCCAACATGCCCGGAGCCGTGGCCAAGACCTCGACGCTGGCACTGACCAACGCCACATTGCCCTACGCGCTGCAGCTTGCCAACCAGGGGTGGAAGCGGGCCATGCAGGCCAGCCAGGAGATCAGACTCGGGGCCAACATCATCCACGGCAAGGTGACCTACAAGGCCGTGGCCGAGGCCTTTGGACTGGTCCATACGCCCGTTGATGATATGCTCAGTTGA
- a CDS encoding helix-turn-helix domain-containing protein, which yields MDNTQSGLPSFEGNAKIQAARAFVQETLCHIYLTGRAGTGKTTFLKSLHQFCPKQFIVAAPTGVAAVNAGGVTLHSFFQIPLGPYIPGQSDRPQDNRRFFRFSKVKKQIINGLDLLVIDEISMVRADLLDALDAVLQRLRRDERPFGGVQLLLIGDLFQLPPVTTPGEWDLLSNYYDSPYFFSSRALSRSDLVTIELETVYRQSDPDFIRLLNAVRENRMDSRCTDILNRQVQPNPPDQGYITLTTHNRKAESINSMKLARLSAAAHTLCAEVSGDFPSHAFPTGEQLTLKPGAQVMFLRNDPSADKAYFNGTIGEVTHVGTGVVTVACRGSAGRAAGENSSDIQDGPVVEVRPVDWENITYKVNEEDKTIRQEVVGTFKQFPLKLAWAVTIHKSQGLTFDRAVVDAKDAFAHGQVYVALSRCTGLDGLVLTAPVPPHALGTDPVVVDFMNRTAPPDQDLAGIFRAARAVCQQTLVLKCFDCSSFRRLFFYFLRLARDNRNVLRISGLGDPGEMESKARDQLFAVSEKFQIQLKGLMAGQPLPETSDVIQERVRKASAWFGNTLDQVFGRLLEKSAVETDNAALAKQVQNALDNLTSEIRLKQAGILSCADGFSTTAYLKALSSQALADESKDRSKKLGQSKRSAGTSPAADYTELDIAHPELFQALKAWRTQVAATQNVKAFQVAHQKVLVQIAVCLPRSEKSLQALKGVGPATVESYGDELLAMVDTYCNEKQIPGDISPEPTASQQVADKDPGDRRNKAATAHTAAPQPNTRDISRMLFEDGLSVDEIAEERGLAVTTIQSHLCAFIATGDLALERLVPDKEKQTAIAAVVAPDKNLTQMKNELGDDFSYGEIRAVVAHLNHLDSFNIET from the coding sequence ATGGATAATACACAATCCGGGCTGCCTTCTTTTGAGGGCAACGCAAAGATCCAGGCCGCCCGGGCCTTTGTCCAGGAAACCCTGTGCCATATTTATCTGACCGGAAGGGCCGGTACCGGTAAAACCACGTTTCTCAAGTCTTTGCACCAGTTCTGCCCCAAACAGTTTATCGTTGCCGCTCCCACAGGCGTTGCCGCCGTAAATGCGGGGGGGGTGACCCTGCACTCCTTTTTCCAGATTCCCCTGGGGCCATATATTCCCGGACAAAGTGACCGTCCCCAGGATAACCGGCGGTTTTTCAGGTTTTCAAAGGTGAAAAAACAGATCATCAACGGCCTTGATCTTCTGGTGATAGATGAAATCTCCATGGTCCGGGCTGATCTGCTGGACGCCCTGGATGCAGTATTGCAAAGGCTGCGCCGGGATGAACGTCCCTTTGGCGGGGTGCAACTGCTGCTCATCGGCGATCTGTTCCAGCTGCCGCCGGTGACCACGCCCGGTGAGTGGGATCTCTTGTCCAATTATTATGACTCTCCCTATTTTTTTTCAAGCAGGGCCCTAAGCCGTTCCGATCTGGTGACCATCGAGCTTGAAACCGTTTATCGCCAGAGTGATCCTGATTTTATCCGCCTGCTCAATGCCGTGCGGGAAAACCGCATGGACAGCCGTTGTACCGACATCCTCAACCGCCAGGTACAGCCCAATCCTCCGGACCAGGGCTATATCACCCTGACCACGCACAATCGCAAGGCCGAATCCATCAATTCCATGAAACTTGCCCGTCTATCAGCTGCGGCACATACTCTTTGTGCGGAAGTATCCGGGGATTTTCCCTCCCATGCCTTTCCCACAGGGGAGCAGCTTACCCTTAAACCCGGCGCCCAGGTGATGTTTCTGCGCAATGACCCTTCTGCCGATAAAGCCTATTTCAACGGCACCATCGGGGAGGTTACCCATGTGGGGACCGGAGTTGTCACCGTGGCCTGCCGGGGCAGTGCCGGAAGGGCGGCCGGGGAGAATTCATCCGATATTCAGGACGGCCCCGTTGTTGAGGTCCGGCCCGTGGACTGGGAAAATATTACATACAAGGTCAATGAGGAAGACAAAACCATACGGCAGGAGGTGGTGGGGACATTCAAGCAGTTTCCGCTAAAGCTTGCCTGGGCCGTCACCATTCACAAAAGCCAGGGTTTAACCTTTGACCGGGCCGTTGTGGATGCCAAAGACGCCTTTGCCCATGGCCAGGTTTATGTGGCTTTAAGCCGTTGTACCGGCCTTGACGGCCTGGTGCTCACCGCCCCTGTGCCGCCCCATGCCCTGGGCACTGATCCTGTGGTGGTGGATTTCATGAACCGGACTGCCCCGCCGGACCAGGATCTGGCGGGTATTTTCAGAGCTGCCCGGGCTGTCTGCCAGCAGACCCTGGTCCTTAAATGTTTTGACTGTTCAAGTTTCAGGCGTCTGTTTTTTTACTTTCTGCGCCTGGCAAGGGACAATCGCAATGTGCTGCGCATTTCAGGGCTTGGAGACCCTGGGGAAATGGAATCCAAGGCCCGGGACCAGCTATTTGCGGTGAGCGAAAAATTTCAAATCCAGCTGAAAGGGTTGATGGCAGGCCAGCCGTTGCCGGAAACAAGTGATGTTATCCAGGAGCGGGTGCGAAAAGCCAGTGCCTGGTTTGGCAATACCCTGGATCAGGTATTTGGCCGTCTGCTTGAAAAGAGCGCGGTGGAAACCGATAATGCGGCCCTGGCCAAGCAGGTGCAAAATGCCCTGGACAATTTAACGTCGGAAATTCGTCTCAAACAGGCCGGGATTTTATCCTGTGCCGACGGATTTTCCACAACGGCCTATCTGAAAGCCCTGTCATCCCAAGCCCTGGCAGATGAATCAAAAGATCGGTCTAAAAAATTAGGTCAGTCCAAAAGAAGTGCCGGGACATCCCCGGCTGCGGATTACACCGAACTTGACATCGCCCATCCTGAACTGTTTCAGGCCTTGAAGGCATGGCGCACCCAGGTCGCAGCTACTCAGAATGTGAAAGCATTCCAGGTGGCCCACCAGAAGGTCCTTGTCCAGATCGCGGTGTGTCTGCCCCGGTCGGAAAAAAGTCTGCAGGCCCTGAAAGGGGTAGGGCCGGCCACCGTGGAAAGCTATGGTGACGAACTTTTGGCCATGGTGGATACCTATTGCAATGAAAAGCAGATCCCGGGAGATATCTCTCCTGAACCCACGGCCTCACAACAGGTTGCAGATAAAGATCCGGGGGACCGCCGGAACAAGGCTGCGACCGCTCACACGGCAGCTCCCCAGCCCAATACCCGGGACATCAGCCGGATGCTCTTTGAAGACGGCCTGTCCGTGGATGAGATTGCCGAAGAACGGGGTCTGGCCGTTACCACCATCCAGAGTCACTTATGTGCTTTTATCGCCACAGGCGATCTGGCTTTGGAGCGTCTGGTGCCAGACAAAGAGAAACAGACGGCCATCGCGGCCGTCGTGGCGCCTGACAAAAATCTGACCCAAATGAAAAACGAACTGGGCGACGATTTTTCCTACGGTGAAATCCGGGCTGTTGTGGCGCACCTGAATCATCTTGACTCTTTTAATATTGAGACCTGA
- a CDS encoding thioesterase family protein, whose protein sequence is MKDSLKPGIEHSFSFTITKSVLVPALYPEADEFQLMPDVFATGYMVGLLEWTCIQAVNPHLDWPVEQTVGTHIDVSHLAATPAGLTVTVNVKLVEVDGKRLVFDVEARDDMDTITRGRHERFIINKEKFDGRIGNKRKKAGL, encoded by the coding sequence ATGAAAGACAGTCTGAAGCCAGGTATAGAACATAGCTTTTCATTCACAATTACCAAGTCTGTTCTGGTTCCCGCCCTTTATCCGGAAGCGGATGAATTCCAGCTCATGCCCGATGTGTTTGCCACCGGATATATGGTTGGACTTCTTGAGTGGACTTGTATCCAGGCCGTCAACCCGCATCTGGACTGGCCGGTGGAACAAACTGTCGGCACCCATATCGACGTCAGTCATCTTGCGGCAACACCGGCGGGACTAACTGTTACTGTAAATGTAAAGCTTGTGGAGGTTGACGGCAAACGGCTGGTATTCGATGTTGAGGCCCGTGATGACATGGATACCATTACCCGGGGCAGGCACGAGCGATTTATCATCAACAAGGAAAAATTTGATGGCAGAATAGGTAACAAACGGAAAAAAGCTGGCCTATGA
- a CDS encoding efflux transporter outer membrane subunit: MNRLSSIPPLFVALVLFAGFGLSGCLTLGPDFETPVVDTPSAYRYAPEDPGQDQDLKWWELFQDPVLYDLVSTALQNNQDLKVALSRIEEARFSYGITRADRFPAVNIGAGGFVGNYSGTRSTYTNNNLYVAPTLSWELDFWGKIKRSTAAARAQFLASAYGAWAVRTTLIANVATAYYQLLDYRQCLEMSRETLVSRQDGLDIIIKRFDKGIIPEIDVNQAQIQLEVAAGAIPAYERLIAKAEHQLKLLMGCLPGAVQTGLSLDQQPLPPMIPVGMPASLLERRPEVKKALALVHASNEKIGVAVAQRFPAISLTGALGLASSEVSNITNQGGIWNVSGSLLGPLFDFNKSRNRVDVAREQTRQALLTYESVVLTAFKEVEDALVDLDTYKRESQASQRKVAAAQNAHKLSFERYDKGISSYLEVLDSQRTLFSAQLEYSQNRQLYFNAYVSLYKALGGGWLTKRTEVVNAVENGTLSEE; this comes from the coding sequence ATGAACAGATTGTCATCCATTCCCCCATTGTTTGTCGCCCTGGTCCTTTTTGCAGGATTCGGCCTGTCCGGCTGTCTGACCCTGGGACCTGATTTTGAAACCCCTGTGGTGGATACCCCGTCGGCCTACCGGTATGCCCCGGAAGATCCCGGCCAGGATCAGGATTTAAAATGGTGGGAGCTGTTCCAGGACCCGGTTCTCTATGATCTGGTGAGCACGGCCCTTCAAAACAACCAGGATCTGAAAGTGGCCTTAAGCCGAATTGAGGAGGCACGGTTTTCCTATGGAATAACCCGGGCCGACAGGTTTCCGGCTGTGAACATCGGGGCCGGCGGTTTCGTGGGCAACTATTCGGGCACCCGCTCCACGTATACCAACAATAATCTGTATGTGGCACCCACCCTGTCCTGGGAACTGGATTTCTGGGGAAAAATCAAGCGGTCCACAGCCGCAGCCAGGGCACAATTTCTGGCCTCGGCCTACGGGGCATGGGCTGTGCGCACCACGCTCATTGCCAATGTGGCGACAGCCTATTACCAGCTTCTGGACTACCGGCAGTGCCTGGAGATGTCCAGGGAAACCCTTGTCTCCCGGCAGGACGGCCTGGATATTATCATCAAGCGGTTTGACAAGGGGATCATTCCGGAAATTGATGTGAACCAGGCCCAGATTCAGCTGGAAGTAGCCGCCGGTGCCATTCCCGCCTATGAACGCCTTATCGCCAAAGCCGAGCACCAGCTGAAACTGCTCATGGGTTGTCTGCCCGGAGCCGTACAAACGGGCCTTTCCCTGGATCAGCAGCCCTTGCCCCCCATGATCCCTGTGGGCATGCCGGCATCCCTTCTGGAGCGCCGTCCTGAAGTTAAAAAAGCCCTGGCCCTTGTGCATGCCAGTAACGAAAAAATCGGTGTGGCCGTGGCCCAGCGCTTTCCGGCCATCAGTCTGACCGGTGCTTTGGGGCTGGCATCTTCGGAGGTGTCCAATATCACCAACCAGGGCGGGATATGGAATGTAAGCGGCAGCCTTTTAGGGCCTTTGTTTGATTTCAACAAAAGCAGAAACCGGGTGGACGTGGCCAGGGAGCAGACCCGCCAGGCATTGCTCACCTACGAGAGCGTGGTGCTCACCGCTTTTAAGGAGGTGGAGGATGCACTGGTGGACCTGGATACCTATAAACGGGAAAGTCAGGCGTCCCAGCGCAAGGTGGCTGCGGCGCAAAATGCACATAAACTCTCCTTTGAACGGTACGACAAAGGGATCAGTTCCTATCTTGAGGTGCTGGATTCCCAACGCACCCTGTTTTCCGCCCAGCTTGAATACTCCCAGAACAGGCAGCTCTATTTCAATGCCTATGTCAGTCTTTATAAAGCCCTTGGCGGGGGATGGCTCACCAAAAGGACTGAAGTTGTTAACGCTGTGGAAAATGGAACTTTGTCAGAAGAGTAA
- a CDS encoding efflux RND transporter periplasmic adaptor subunit, whose translation MRAKFTVVLLVLVSLVWTQACKEGEQKTAKAIPPVNVNVYKTFSQDVPIYHTFVGQIYGAKDIVIRARVEGFLKGIHFKEGSVVKAGDLLYTIESQPFEAQVASMKGLLAEAETKMVKAKRDLDRYRPLAKMNAVSQSDLDGAVAAYDAAKAGVEAAQANVDAARIQMGYTKVYSPIDGIIGKTKAKVGDFVGRDPNPIILNTVSNTNSVLAEFFLTESQYLGMARHVLASGQDGMDREKTSNTDIQLILADGSVYPHKGTPNFLDRQIDPTTGAILVQVSFPNPDGLMRPGQFGKIKAMIDSVKGGVLVPQRCITDLQGLKKVFLVDERDTIKEQDVTLGPDVDNFVLIRKGLSGGESVVYEGLQKVADGTRVAAKEVKVDRIAQEEG comes from the coding sequence ATGAGAGCTAAATTTACCGTTGTACTCCTGGTACTCGTATCACTGGTCTGGACCCAGGCCTGTAAAGAAGGCGAACAGAAAACAGCCAAGGCCATTCCACCTGTAAATGTAAACGTCTATAAAACTTTTTCTCAGGATGTCCCCATTTACCATACCTTTGTGGGCCAGATTTACGGCGCCAAGGACATTGTCATAAGGGCCCGGGTGGAAGGTTTTTTAAAGGGGATTCATTTCAAGGAGGGGTCAGTGGTCAAGGCCGGTGATTTGCTTTACACCATTGAAAGCCAGCCCTTTGAGGCCCAGGTTGCCTCCATGAAAGGGCTTCTTGCCGAGGCCGAAACAAAGATGGTCAAGGCCAAACGGGATCTGGACAGATACCGGCCCCTGGCCAAGATGAATGCGGTCTCCCAAAGTGATCTCGACGGCGCTGTGGCTGCGTATGATGCGGCCAAGGCCGGTGTGGAGGCCGCCCAGGCCAATGTCGATGCCGCCCGGATTCAGATGGGATATACAAAGGTCTATTCCCCCATTGACGGTATCATTGGAAAAACAAAGGCTAAGGTTGGAGATTTTGTGGGCCGGGACCCCAATCCGATCATTTTAAATACTGTTTCCAACACCAATTCCGTTCTGGCCGAGTTTTTTCTGACAGAATCCCAATACCTCGGGATGGCCCGTCACGTTCTGGCCTCGGGACAGGACGGCATGGACAGGGAAAAAACATCCAACACCGATATCCAGCTGATCCTGGCCGACGGATCGGTTTACCCCCACAAGGGAACCCCAAACTTTCTGGACCGGCAGATTGATCCCACCACCGGTGCCATTCTTGTCCAGGTCTCCTTTCCCAACCCGGACGGCCTGATGCGCCCCGGCCAGTTCGGCAAGATCAAAGCCATGATAGACAGCGTCAAGGGCGGGGTCCTTGTTCCCCAGCGCTGCATCACCGACCTGCAGGGACTTAAAAAAGTGTTTCTGGTGGACGAAAGGGACACAATCAAGGAACAGGATGTGACTCTTGGGCCGGATGTGGACAATTTCGTTCTGATCAGAAAAGGCCTTTCCGGGGGCGAGTCCGTGGTGTACGAAGGTTTGCAGAAGGTGGCTGACGGCACCAGGGTGGCGGCCAAAGAGGTGAAGGTGGACCGTATAGCACAGGAAGAGGGATAA
- a CDS encoding multidrug efflux RND transporter permease subunit gives MGAFFVRRPIVAMVIAIVTVILGVLAAMQLPMEQYPNITPPIVQVRASYTGANAANVEASVATPLEQQINGVDNMLYMKSVNANDGTMTINVSFEIGTDPDMNTVFVQNRVSAATAKLPEEVKRLGVSTEKSLPNILMLVALTDPSDKYNQSFLNNYALINIKDSLARLKGIGRVDVLGGSDYSMRIWIKPDRLAQLDMTVSEITNAIKAQNIIVPGGKFGAEPAPKGTEFTYTVRLPDRLASEEAFGDIVIRSTETGAQVKIRDVARVELGVESYNVFSRMDGKPCSIIALYQAPGSNAVNLAEEIRSVMERLSKSFPRGMRYDVSLDATLPITKGIDEIIETLVIALALVIFVVFIFIQDWRATLIPTIAIPVSLLGAFVAFPLLGFTVNNLSLLGLVLAIGIVVDDAIVVVEAVQVNIANGMEPKPATVEAMREVTAPIVATTLVLVAVFLPVSAMGGITGRLYQQFALTIVVSVLFSSINALSLSPALCGLLLKAPKPYRGPLGLFFSMFNKAFDASTNVYTSITKMVARKALLGVLFIVAVCCGTGVVGKLLPGGFIPTEDMGYFMVNVQLPDAASLQRSDAVTRQVEKILAKHPEVEHVTNATGFSMLSSSMGPNYGFLFVSLKDWDEREKTADELVGELNKEFYFGVNQAQVFAFAPPAIPGLGTGSGFTFMLQDRVGNTPAYLGHQATQFIAAAKKRPEIGSVRTTFSPNVPQKLIEVDRDKALKAGISLNDIYTAIGTFLGGSYVNDFNRFGRLYRAYIQAEPQYRINDRKLGQFFVRNKAGKSVPLSAFIKVKEVYGPDYTNRFNLMRAAEISGTPAQGYTSVQAMAALEEVAAEVLPDDMTYSWSDMSYQEKAASGTGAVVFIFSLVFVFLILAAQYESWSLPLSILLGTPFALFGALGLVYLARFFDLTYENNVFAQISLVLLIGMAAKNAILIVEFANIKFHEGMSLFDAAIESARIRFRPILMTAFAFILGIFPLVVATGAGALSRKVMGVALLGGMCLATLLGVFFYPMLFVFIGKLCRYEKKRDLANPKA, from the coding sequence ATGGGTGCTTTTTTTGTCCGGCGACCCATTGTCGCCATGGTTATTGCGATTGTTACGGTAATCCTGGGTGTTCTGGCCGCAATGCAGCTGCCCATGGAGCAGTATCCCAATATTACCCCGCCCATTGTCCAGGTGCGGGCCAGTTACACCGGTGCCAATGCCGCCAATGTGGAGGCCTCGGTGGCCACACCTTTGGAGCAGCAGATCAACGGCGTTGACAATATGCTTTATATGAAGTCGGTGAATGCCAATGACGGCACCATGACCATCAACGTCTCCTTTGAGATCGGCACGGATCCGGACATGAACACAGTATTTGTGCAGAACCGTGTGTCCGCCGCCACGGCCAAATTGCCCGAGGAGGTAAAACGGCTGGGGGTCTCCACGGAAAAATCGCTGCCCAACATTCTGATGCTGGTGGCTCTCACCGACCCGTCCGACAAATACAACCAGAGTTTTTTAAACAACTATGCCCTGATCAATATCAAGGATTCCCTGGCCCGCCTGAAAGGTATCGGCCGGGTGGATGTTCTGGGCGGGTCAGACTATTCCATGCGCATCTGGATCAAGCCGGACCGCCTGGCCCAGCTGGACATGACCGTGTCTGAAATCACCAATGCCATCAAGGCCCAGAACATCATTGTTCCGGGCGGAAAGTTCGGGGCCGAACCCGCACCAAAGGGAACGGAATTCACCTATACCGTGCGGCTGCCCGACCGGCTGGCATCCGAGGAGGCCTTTGGCGATATCGTAATTCGCTCCACGGAAACCGGAGCCCAGGTTAAAATCAGGGATGTGGCCCGGGTGGAACTGGGTGTGGAGTCCTACAACGTGTTCTCCCGTATGGACGGCAAACCCTGTTCCATCATCGCCTTGTACCAGGCACCGGGGTCCAATGCCGTGAACCTGGCCGAAGAGATCCGGTCGGTGATGGAACGGCTGTCAAAATCCTTTCCCAGGGGCATGCGGTATGATGTATCCCTGGATGCCACCCTTCCCATCACCAAGGGCATTGATGAAATCATTGAGACGCTTGTGATTGCCCTGGCCCTGGTTATTTTTGTGGTTTTTATTTTTATCCAGGACTGGCGGGCCACCCTGATCCCCACCATCGCTATTCCCGTCTCCCTGCTTGGCGCCTTTGTGGCGTTTCCGCTTCTGGGGTTCACGGTGAATAACCTGTCTCTTCTGGGGCTGGTGCTGGCCATCGGCATCGTGGTGGATGACGCCATCGTGGTGGTGGAGGCGGTCCAGGTCAATATTGCCAACGGCATGGAGCCCAAACCCGCCACGGTTGAAGCCATGCGCGAGGTTACAGCCCCCATTGTGGCCACCACCCTGGTCCTTGTGGCGGTATTTTTGCCTGTATCCGCCATGGGCGGTATTACAGGCCGTCTTTACCAGCAGTTTGCCCTGACCATTGTGGTGTCTGTGCTTTTTTCCTCCATCAATGCGCTCTCCTTAAGTCCGGCTCTTTGCGGGCTTTTGCTCAAAGCCCCCAAACCCTACCGGGGACCGCTGGGCCTGTTTTTTTCCATGTTTAACAAAGCCTTTGACGCCTCCACCAATGTCTACACCAGCATCACAAAGATGGTGGCCAGAAAAGCGCTGCTCGGAGTCCTTTTCATCGTTGCCGTGTGCTGCGGTACCGGTGTGGTGGGCAAACTTTTACCCGGCGGCTTTATCCCCACCGAGGACATGGGCTATTTCATGGTCAATGTGCAGCTGCCCGATGCCGCATCTCTGCAGCGTTCCGATGCCGTGACCAGACAGGTGGAAAAGATTCTTGCCAAACACCCGGAGGTGGAACATGTGACCAATGCCACGGGCTTTTCCATGCTTTCGTCCTCCATGGGACCCAATTACGGGTTTTTGTTTGTTTCCCTCAAAGATTGGGATGAGCGGGAGAAGACAGCCGATGAGCTGGTCGGTGAACTGAACAAGGAGTTTTATTTCGGGGTGAACCAGGCCCAGGTCTTTGCCTTTGCCCCGCCGGCCATCCCGGGCCTTGGTACGGGATCCGGATTCACCTTTATGCTCCAGGACCGCGTGGGCAATACGCCGGCCTATCTGGGGCACCAGGCGACCCAGTTCATCGCGGCTGCCAAAAAACGGCCGGAGATCGGATCCGTTCGCACAACCTTCAGCCCCAATGTCCCCCAGAAGCTTATCGAGGTGGACCGGGATAAAGCATTGAAGGCCGGTATCAGTCTTAATGACATCTACACGGCCATCGGCACATTTCTAGGCGGTTCCTATGTCAACGATTTCAACCGGTTTGGACGGCTCTACAGGGCTTATATCCAGGCAGAACCCCAGTATCGGATCAACGACAGGAAGCTGGGCCAGTTCTTTGTGAGAAACAAAGCAGGAAAAAGCGTGCCGTTGTCTGCATTTATAAAGGTTAAAGAGGTGTACGGCCCTGATTATACCAACAGGTTCAACCTCATGCGTGCCGCTGAAATATCCGGAACCCCTGCCCAGGGGTATACATCGGTCCAGGCCATGGCCGCCTTGGAAGAGGTGGCCGCCGAAGTGCTGCCCGATGACATGACCTACTCCTGGAGCGACATGTCCTACCAGGAAAAGGCTGCTTCCGGCACAGGCGCCGTCGTCTTTATCTTTTCCCTGGTCTTTGTGTTCCTGATCCTGGCGGCCCAGTATGAAAGCTGGTCCCTTCCTCTCAGCATCCTTCTGGGAACACCCTTTGCCCTGTTTGGGGCCCTGGGGCTTGTGTACCTGGCGCGTTTTTTTGATCTGACTTACGAAAACAACGTGTTTGCCCAGATTTCCCTGGTGCTGCTCATTGGCATGGCTGCCAAAAATGCTATTTTGATTGTGGAGTTTGCCAACATCAAATTCCACGAGGGCATGAGCCTGTTTGACGCAGCCATTGAGTCGGCAAGAATACGGTTCCGGCCCATTCTGATGACGGCATTTGCCTTTATACTGGGTATTTTTCCCCTGGTGGTGGCCACGGGAGCCGGTGCCCTGTCCCGCAAGGTCATGGGGGTGGCACTTCTGGGCGGTATGTGTCTGGCAACGCTGCTGGGGGTGTTTTTCTATCCCATGCTGTTCGTGTTTATCGGCAAGCTGTGCCGGTATGAGAAAAAAAGAGATTTGGCTAACCCGAAAGCTTAA